A portion of the Esox lucius isolate fEsoLuc1 chromosome 20, fEsoLuc1.pri, whole genome shotgun sequence genome contains these proteins:
- the notchl gene encoding neurogenic locus notch homolog protein 1 isoform X3, whose amino-acid sequence MLVLWTTVLLGLNRWCRAASPGGEAWALCPNRHCKAKFSDGTCDKECTEPECLKDGFDCLRDRGKCISGHIHYCRDHYANSHCDQGCDSAACGWDGGDCHSHHSPLWAKGTLLLHNRVPLQHGTFSNSSLLWALSTLLQTPLKLRGAASLDHSKDLFAFNPQQLENLLSQAPSADSYGSLLFLQVDNRPCSRLPSACFPSAIEAAHFLRAATSSSRTAVASHPELNAIISLRGVKEEIGTREEDQDETNSAIPPWLWAVIGVATGLVLALVFVVVLVIRRVRGRGAEREGVGGERIRHRSIVTDNDSRASGAKAWAQHTPHREHSGVTGREKDRNGVRKKKKAKEAERKRRKEPLGEDAIRLRPLKKDLDIGSDTDFTQSSMEDINRSICDHRTQEQKHYGSPPNHPQTPIQPPPRGWERNAVPSPHHRTPNQSAPVQWCGPDGSVVLIRAVRSGLDRVVLELLRAGVPVNNTDHTGRSALHWACSVNHLSLTRTLIRYGAAVDLQDNKGETALFLSALHGCYDTARFLLLNGANQDLPDRRGRRAIHVAQESMHHQVLELLLAHRAQRGPIHMEQASDMLWDERALLYGQCVNSPGLPGRSASFSGTVGHRDMASPTQSDWSMGRVQCPSPQNWRPQVNQSVTALVTPRIMGRSPRPISTLQEVTSEDEDRERTHEVPRAVTPHFLLPQPAPRQRSFSCTQNALQRRSSAHQPEPNYVALSEKISNEPVDRVIVAPPTEVPTQTECRSVVNNGTANPSRAEPENEAVNSKNAIQKTRGEKQNNVPDSNQTAL is encoded by the exons TTCAGGCCACATCCACTACTGCCGAGACCACTACGCCAACTCTCACTGTGACCAGGGCTGTGACAGCGCCGCCTGCGGCTGGGACGGCGGTGATTGCCACAGTCACCACAGCCCTCTGTGGGCTAAGGGTACCCTGCTCCTCCACAACCGCGTCCCCCTGCAACACGGAACCTTCTCCAACAGTTCCCTTCTCTGGGCCCTCAGCACCCTTCTCCAGACACCCCTCAAACTGCGGGGCGCAGCGTCTCTCGACCACAGCAAGGACCTCTTTGCCTTTAACCCCCAGCAGCTCGAAAACCTGCTGTCTCAAGCTCCGTCGGCCGACTCATATGG CTCACTCCTGTTCCTGCAAGTGGATAACAGGCCGTGCTCCCGCCTCCCCTCGGCCTGTTTCCCGTCCGCCATTGAAGCAGCTCACTTCCTGCGGGCTGCGACGTCGTCCAGTCGCACGGCGGTTGCCTCGCACCCAGAGCTGAATGCCATTATAAGCCTGAGAGGCGTTAAGGAAGAAATAGGAACGCGAGAGGAGGACCAAGATGAGACAAACA GTGCTATACCTCCATGGCTTTGGGCTGTGATCGGCGTCGCAACGGGCCTGGTACTAGCGTTGGTCTTTGTGGTGGTCTTGGTGATCAGGAGGGTGAGGGGGCgaggagcagagagggagggagtgggaggagagaggattaGACACAGGTCCATTGTCACCGACAACGACAGCAGAGCCAGTGGGGCCAAAGCTTGGGCTCAGCACACACCCCACCGAGAGCACAGCGGcgtgacagggagggagaaagacaggaacggggtgaggaagaagaagaaagcaaaagaggcagagaggaagagacgcAAAGAGCCACTGGGGGAGGATGCCATTCGACTGCG ACCCCTCAAAAAGGACCTGGATATTGGAAGTGACACTGACTTTACCCAGAGTTCCATGGAGGACATCAACAGGTCCATCTGTGACCACCGAACCCAGGAGCAGAAGCACTACGGCAGCCCTCCGAACCACCCACAGACGCCCATACAGC CTCCCCCTAGAGGATGGGAGAGAAATGCTGTTCCATCACCACACCACAGAACACCCAATCAA TCCGCTCCGGTTCAGTGGTGTGGTCCAGATGGATCGGTGGTCCTGATTCGTGCCGTCCGGAGTGGGCTTGATCGTGTGGTCCTGGAGCTTCTAAGAGCTGGGGTGCCAGTCAACAACACAGATCACACTG GAAGATCAGCCCTTCACTGGGCATGCTCAGTTAACCACCTCTCCTTGACAAGAACACTCATTCGCTATGGTGCCGCAGTGGACCTGCAGGATAATAAG GGTGAAACCGCTCTGTTCctctcggccctccatggatgCTACGACACCGCCAGGTTCCTGCTGCTTAACGGGGCCAACCAGGATCTTCCTGATCGCAGGGGGCGCCGGGCGATACATGTTGCTCAAGAGAGCATGCATCATCAGGTCCTGGAGCTCCTGTTGGCCCACAGGGCTCAGAGGGGCCCTATCCATATGGAACAAGCCAGTGACATGTTGTGGGACGAGCGTGCCCTGCTGTACGGCCAATGCGTAAACTCCCCTGGACTCCCTGGTAGAAGTGCCTCCTTCTCTGGGACTGTAGGGCATCGTGATATGGCTTCGCCTACGCAAAG TGATTGGTCAATGGGCAGAGTGCAGTGTCCTTCGCCCCAGAACTGGCGGCCACAGGTCAACCAATCAGTGACTGCGTTGGTCACCCCACGAATAATGGGCCGTTCCCCACGGCCAATCAGTACTCTGCAGGAAGTTACCTCAGAGGACGAAGACCGTGAACGGACCCACGAAGTCCCAAGAGCAGTGACACCGCACTTCCTGTTACCCCAGCCTGCTCCTCGACAGCGGTCTTTCTCTTGCACCCAGAATGCACTGCAGCGCCGCTCTAGTGCACACCAGCCCGAACCAAATTATGTTGCTTTATCAGAGAAAATATCCAATGAGCCCGTAGACAGAGTGATCGTAGCCCCTCCTACAGAAGTTCCCACACAAACAGAATGCAGATCAGTAGTCAACAATGGCACTGCCAACCCCAGCAGGGCTGAGCCAGAGAATGAGGCAGTAAACTCCAAAAACGCAATCCAGAAAACCAGAGGTGAGAAACAAAATAACGTGCCTGATTCTAACCAAACAGCCTTGTAG
- the notchl gene encoding neurogenic locus notch homolog protein 1 isoform X2 — protein MLVLWTTVLLGLNRWCRASPGGEAWALCPNRHCKAKFSDGTCDKECTEPECLKDGFDCLRDRGKCISGHIHYCRDHYANSHCDQGCDSAACGWDGGDCHSHHSPLWAKGTLLLHNRVPLQHGTFSNSSLLWALSTLLQTPLKLRGAASLDHSKDLFAFNPQQLENLLSQAPSADSYGSLLFLQVDNRPCSRLPSACFPSAIEAAHFLRAATSSSRTAVASHPELNAIISLRGVKEEIGTREEDQDETNSAIPPWLWAVIGVATGLVLALVFVVVLVIRRVRGRGAEREGVGGERIRHRSIVTDNDSRASGAKAWAQHTPHREHSGVTGREKDRNGVRKKKKAKEAERKRRKEPLGEDAIRLRPLKKDLDIGSDTDFTQSSMEDINRSICDHRTQEQKHYGSPPNHPQTPIQPLLLAPPRGWERNAVPSPHHRTPNQSAPVQWCGPDGSVVLIRAVRSGLDRVVLELLRAGVPVNNTDHTGRSALHWACSVNHLSLTRTLIRYGAAVDLQDNKGETALFLSALHGCYDTARFLLLNGANQDLPDRRGRRAIHVAQESMHHQVLELLLAHRAQRGPIHMEQASDMLWDERALLYGQCVNSPGLPGRSASFSGTVGHRDMASPTQSDWSMGRVQCPSPQNWRPQVNQSVTALVTPRIMGRSPRPISTLQEVTSEDEDRERTHEVPRAVTPHFLLPQPAPRQRSFSCTQNALQRRSSAHQPEPNYVALSEKISNEPVDRVIVAPPTEVPTQTECRSVVNNGTANPSRAEPENEAVNSKNAIQKTRGEKQNNVPDSNQTAL, from the exons TTCAGGCCACATCCACTACTGCCGAGACCACTACGCCAACTCTCACTGTGACCAGGGCTGTGACAGCGCCGCCTGCGGCTGGGACGGCGGTGATTGCCACAGTCACCACAGCCCTCTGTGGGCTAAGGGTACCCTGCTCCTCCACAACCGCGTCCCCCTGCAACACGGAACCTTCTCCAACAGTTCCCTTCTCTGGGCCCTCAGCACCCTTCTCCAGACACCCCTCAAACTGCGGGGCGCAGCGTCTCTCGACCACAGCAAGGACCTCTTTGCCTTTAACCCCCAGCAGCTCGAAAACCTGCTGTCTCAAGCTCCGTCGGCCGACTCATATGG CTCACTCCTGTTCCTGCAAGTGGATAACAGGCCGTGCTCCCGCCTCCCCTCGGCCTGTTTCCCGTCCGCCATTGAAGCAGCTCACTTCCTGCGGGCTGCGACGTCGTCCAGTCGCACGGCGGTTGCCTCGCACCCAGAGCTGAATGCCATTATAAGCCTGAGAGGCGTTAAGGAAGAAATAGGAACGCGAGAGGAGGACCAAGATGAGACAAACA GTGCTATACCTCCATGGCTTTGGGCTGTGATCGGCGTCGCAACGGGCCTGGTACTAGCGTTGGTCTTTGTGGTGGTCTTGGTGATCAGGAGGGTGAGGGGGCgaggagcagagagggagggagtgggaggagagaggattaGACACAGGTCCATTGTCACCGACAACGACAGCAGAGCCAGTGGGGCCAAAGCTTGGGCTCAGCACACACCCCACCGAGAGCACAGCGGcgtgacagggagggagaaagacaggaacggggtgaggaagaagaagaaagcaaaagaggcagagaggaagagacgcAAAGAGCCACTGGGGGAGGATGCCATTCGACTGCG ACCCCTCAAAAAGGACCTGGATATTGGAAGTGACACTGACTTTACCCAGAGTTCCATGGAGGACATCAACAGGTCCATCTGTGACCACCGAACCCAGGAGCAGAAGCACTACGGCAGCCCTCCGAACCACCCACAGACGCCCATACAGC CTCTACTTTTAGCTCCCCCTAGAGGATGGGAGAGAAATGCTGTTCCATCACCACACCACAGAACACCCAATCAA TCCGCTCCGGTTCAGTGGTGTGGTCCAGATGGATCGGTGGTCCTGATTCGTGCCGTCCGGAGTGGGCTTGATCGTGTGGTCCTGGAGCTTCTAAGAGCTGGGGTGCCAGTCAACAACACAGATCACACTG GAAGATCAGCCCTTCACTGGGCATGCTCAGTTAACCACCTCTCCTTGACAAGAACACTCATTCGCTATGGTGCCGCAGTGGACCTGCAGGATAATAAG GGTGAAACCGCTCTGTTCctctcggccctccatggatgCTACGACACCGCCAGGTTCCTGCTGCTTAACGGGGCCAACCAGGATCTTCCTGATCGCAGGGGGCGCCGGGCGATACATGTTGCTCAAGAGAGCATGCATCATCAGGTCCTGGAGCTCCTGTTGGCCCACAGGGCTCAGAGGGGCCCTATCCATATGGAACAAGCCAGTGACATGTTGTGGGACGAGCGTGCCCTGCTGTACGGCCAATGCGTAAACTCCCCTGGACTCCCTGGTAGAAGTGCCTCCTTCTCTGGGACTGTAGGGCATCGTGATATGGCTTCGCCTACGCAAAG TGATTGGTCAATGGGCAGAGTGCAGTGTCCTTCGCCCCAGAACTGGCGGCCACAGGTCAACCAATCAGTGACTGCGTTGGTCACCCCACGAATAATGGGCCGTTCCCCACGGCCAATCAGTACTCTGCAGGAAGTTACCTCAGAGGACGAAGACCGTGAACGGACCCACGAAGTCCCAAGAGCAGTGACACCGCACTTCCTGTTACCCCAGCCTGCTCCTCGACAGCGGTCTTTCTCTTGCACCCAGAATGCACTGCAGCGCCGCTCTAGTGCACACCAGCCCGAACCAAATTATGTTGCTTTATCAGAGAAAATATCCAATGAGCCCGTAGACAGAGTGATCGTAGCCCCTCCTACAGAAGTTCCCACACAAACAGAATGCAGATCAGTAGTCAACAATGGCACTGCCAACCCCAGCAGGGCTGAGCCAGAGAATGAGGCAGTAAACTCCAAAAACGCAATCCAGAAAACCAGAGGTGAGAAACAAAATAACGTGCCTGATTCTAACCAAACAGCCTTGTAG
- the notchl gene encoding neurogenic locus notch homolog protein 1 isoform X1 has protein sequence MLVLWTTVLLGLNRWCRAASPGGEAWALCPNRHCKAKFSDGTCDKECTEPECLKDGFDCLRDRGKCISGHIHYCRDHYANSHCDQGCDSAACGWDGGDCHSHHSPLWAKGTLLLHNRVPLQHGTFSNSSLLWALSTLLQTPLKLRGAASLDHSKDLFAFNPQQLENLLSQAPSADSYGSLLFLQVDNRPCSRLPSACFPSAIEAAHFLRAATSSSRTAVASHPELNAIISLRGVKEEIGTREEDQDETNSAIPPWLWAVIGVATGLVLALVFVVVLVIRRVRGRGAEREGVGGERIRHRSIVTDNDSRASGAKAWAQHTPHREHSGVTGREKDRNGVRKKKKAKEAERKRRKEPLGEDAIRLRPLKKDLDIGSDTDFTQSSMEDINRSICDHRTQEQKHYGSPPNHPQTPIQPLLLAPPRGWERNAVPSPHHRTPNQSAPVQWCGPDGSVVLIRAVRSGLDRVVLELLRAGVPVNNTDHTGRSALHWACSVNHLSLTRTLIRYGAAVDLQDNKGETALFLSALHGCYDTARFLLLNGANQDLPDRRGRRAIHVAQESMHHQVLELLLAHRAQRGPIHMEQASDMLWDERALLYGQCVNSPGLPGRSASFSGTVGHRDMASPTQSDWSMGRVQCPSPQNWRPQVNQSVTALVTPRIMGRSPRPISTLQEVTSEDEDRERTHEVPRAVTPHFLLPQPAPRQRSFSCTQNALQRRSSAHQPEPNYVALSEKISNEPVDRVIVAPPTEVPTQTECRSVVNNGTANPSRAEPENEAVNSKNAIQKTRGEKQNNVPDSNQTAL, from the exons TTCAGGCCACATCCACTACTGCCGAGACCACTACGCCAACTCTCACTGTGACCAGGGCTGTGACAGCGCCGCCTGCGGCTGGGACGGCGGTGATTGCCACAGTCACCACAGCCCTCTGTGGGCTAAGGGTACCCTGCTCCTCCACAACCGCGTCCCCCTGCAACACGGAACCTTCTCCAACAGTTCCCTTCTCTGGGCCCTCAGCACCCTTCTCCAGACACCCCTCAAACTGCGGGGCGCAGCGTCTCTCGACCACAGCAAGGACCTCTTTGCCTTTAACCCCCAGCAGCTCGAAAACCTGCTGTCTCAAGCTCCGTCGGCCGACTCATATGG CTCACTCCTGTTCCTGCAAGTGGATAACAGGCCGTGCTCCCGCCTCCCCTCGGCCTGTTTCCCGTCCGCCATTGAAGCAGCTCACTTCCTGCGGGCTGCGACGTCGTCCAGTCGCACGGCGGTTGCCTCGCACCCAGAGCTGAATGCCATTATAAGCCTGAGAGGCGTTAAGGAAGAAATAGGAACGCGAGAGGAGGACCAAGATGAGACAAACA GTGCTATACCTCCATGGCTTTGGGCTGTGATCGGCGTCGCAACGGGCCTGGTACTAGCGTTGGTCTTTGTGGTGGTCTTGGTGATCAGGAGGGTGAGGGGGCgaggagcagagagggagggagtgggaggagagaggattaGACACAGGTCCATTGTCACCGACAACGACAGCAGAGCCAGTGGGGCCAAAGCTTGGGCTCAGCACACACCCCACCGAGAGCACAGCGGcgtgacagggagggagaaagacaggaacggggtgaggaagaagaagaaagcaaaagaggcagagaggaagagacgcAAAGAGCCACTGGGGGAGGATGCCATTCGACTGCG ACCCCTCAAAAAGGACCTGGATATTGGAAGTGACACTGACTTTACCCAGAGTTCCATGGAGGACATCAACAGGTCCATCTGTGACCACCGAACCCAGGAGCAGAAGCACTACGGCAGCCCTCCGAACCACCCACAGACGCCCATACAGC CTCTACTTTTAGCTCCCCCTAGAGGATGGGAGAGAAATGCTGTTCCATCACCACACCACAGAACACCCAATCAA TCCGCTCCGGTTCAGTGGTGTGGTCCAGATGGATCGGTGGTCCTGATTCGTGCCGTCCGGAGTGGGCTTGATCGTGTGGTCCTGGAGCTTCTAAGAGCTGGGGTGCCAGTCAACAACACAGATCACACTG GAAGATCAGCCCTTCACTGGGCATGCTCAGTTAACCACCTCTCCTTGACAAGAACACTCATTCGCTATGGTGCCGCAGTGGACCTGCAGGATAATAAG GGTGAAACCGCTCTGTTCctctcggccctccatggatgCTACGACACCGCCAGGTTCCTGCTGCTTAACGGGGCCAACCAGGATCTTCCTGATCGCAGGGGGCGCCGGGCGATACATGTTGCTCAAGAGAGCATGCATCATCAGGTCCTGGAGCTCCTGTTGGCCCACAGGGCTCAGAGGGGCCCTATCCATATGGAACAAGCCAGTGACATGTTGTGGGACGAGCGTGCCCTGCTGTACGGCCAATGCGTAAACTCCCCTGGACTCCCTGGTAGAAGTGCCTCCTTCTCTGGGACTGTAGGGCATCGTGATATGGCTTCGCCTACGCAAAG TGATTGGTCAATGGGCAGAGTGCAGTGTCCTTCGCCCCAGAACTGGCGGCCACAGGTCAACCAATCAGTGACTGCGTTGGTCACCCCACGAATAATGGGCCGTTCCCCACGGCCAATCAGTACTCTGCAGGAAGTTACCTCAGAGGACGAAGACCGTGAACGGACCCACGAAGTCCCAAGAGCAGTGACACCGCACTTCCTGTTACCCCAGCCTGCTCCTCGACAGCGGTCTTTCTCTTGCACCCAGAATGCACTGCAGCGCCGCTCTAGTGCACACCAGCCCGAACCAAATTATGTTGCTTTATCAGAGAAAATATCCAATGAGCCCGTAGACAGAGTGATCGTAGCCCCTCCTACAGAAGTTCCCACACAAACAGAATGCAGATCAGTAGTCAACAATGGCACTGCCAACCCCAGCAGGGCTGAGCCAGAGAATGAGGCAGTAAACTCCAAAAACGCAATCCAGAAAACCAGAGGTGAGAAACAAAATAACGTGCCTGATTCTAACCAAACAGCCTTGTAG
- the pbx2 gene encoding pre-B-cell leukemia transcription factor 2 isoform X1, translated as MLQQQPLTGNGPSNGRGLGLNSHPGIHPLNSVHPSSHHRSDGESGHEGAENGHENRRDIGDILQQIMTITDQSLDEAQAKKHALNCHRMKPALFSVLCEIKEKTGLSMRNAHEEEPQDPQLVRLDNMLLAEGVAGPEKGGGAAAAVSAATSSGGMSPDSSLEHSDYKSKLSQIRNIYHTEMEKYEQACSEFTTHVMNLLREQSRTRPVSPREIERMVAIIHRKFSSIQTQLKQSTCEAVMILRSRFLDARRKRRNFSKQATEVLNEYFYSHLSNPYPSEEAKEELAKQCSITVSQVCNWFGNKRIRYKKNIGKFQEEANIYAMKTAIGATQNEDSTHTPNSTGSGGYSLSGPDLFLGVPPMNGEQPVYMGAQTNGHWQGQNTPPSATSPGSDHSRDSD; from the exons ATGTTACAGCAGCAGCCTCTCACGGGCAACGGGCCCTCTAACGGCCGGGGCCTTGGCCTGAACTCTCACCCCGGTATTCATCCACTAAACTCGGTTCACCCATCATCCCACCACCGCTCCGACGGAGAGTCGGGCCACGAAGGCGCAGAAAATGGACATGAAAACCGCAGAGACATTGGTGACATATTACAACAAATTATGACTATCACCGACCAAAGTTTGGACGAAGCACAAGCAAA AAAACACGCATTGAATTGCCATCGAATGAAACCAGCATTGTTCAGCGTCTTGTGCGAAATCAAGGAGAAAACAG GCTTGTCAATGAGAAATGCTCATGAGGAGGAACCCCAGGACCCACAGCTGGTGCGATTAGATAACATGCTGCTGGCAGAGGGAGTGGCTGGCCCAGAGAAAGGTGGCGGAGCAGCAGCGGCCGTGTCTGCAGCAACCAGCTCTGGAGGGATGTCACCGGACAGCTCACTGGAGCACTCAGACTACAAAAGCAAGTTGAGCCAGATTCGGAACATCTATCACACTGAGATGGAGAAATATGAACAG GCGTGTAGTGAGTTCACTACCCATGTGATGAACCTACTGAGGGAGCAGTCACGTACGCGGCCTGTGTCACCACGTGAGATTGAGCGCATGGTGGCCATCATTCACCGCAAGTTCAGCTCCATCCAAACACAGCTCAAGCAGAGCACCTGCGAGGCCGTCATGATTCTGAGGTCCCGCTTTCTTGACGCCAG GCGCAAGAGACGTAATTTCAGCAAGCAGGCGACGGAAGTCCTGAATGAATATTTTTACTCCCACCTCTCCAACCCCTATCCAAGTGAAGAGGCCAAAGAAGAACTGGCCAAACAGTGCAGCATCACTGTCTCTCAG GTGTGCAACTGGTTTGGCAACAAGAGAATCCGCTACAAGAAGAACATCGGGAAGTTCCAAGAAGAGGCCAACATCTACGCCATGAAGACAGCCATAGGGGCAACACAGAACGAGGACTCAACGCACACGCCCAACTCCACAG GTTCGGGGGGCTACTCTCTCTCTGGGCCGGATCTTTTCCTGGGTGTCCCACCAATGAACGGAGAGCAGCCTGTCTACATGGGAGCACAA ACTAATGGGCACTGGCAAGGACAAAACACGCCTCCCTCTGCCACCTCCCCGGGAAGCGACCACTCAAGGGACTCCGACTGA
- the pbx2 gene encoding pre-B-cell leukemia transcription factor 2 isoform X2 — protein MLQQQPLTGNGPSNGRGLGLNSHPGIHPLNSVHPSSHHRSDGESGHEGAENGHENRRDIGDILQQIMTITDQSLDEAQAKKHALNCHRMKPALFSVLCEIKEKTGLSMRNAHEEEPQDPQLVRLDNMLLAEGVAGPEKGGGAAAAVSAATSSGGMSPDSSLEHSDYKSKLSQIRNIYHTEMEKYEQACSEFTTHVMNLLREQSRTRPVSPREIERMVAIIHRKFSSIQTQLKQSTCEAVMILRSRFLDARRKRRNFSKQATEVLNEYFYSHLSNPYPSEEAKEELAKQCSITVSQIIYKRRKSQTNCNLHRTGHAPQILANS, from the exons ATGTTACAGCAGCAGCCTCTCACGGGCAACGGGCCCTCTAACGGCCGGGGCCTTGGCCTGAACTCTCACCCCGGTATTCATCCACTAAACTCGGTTCACCCATCATCCCACCACCGCTCCGACGGAGAGTCGGGCCACGAAGGCGCAGAAAATGGACATGAAAACCGCAGAGACATTGGTGACATATTACAACAAATTATGACTATCACCGACCAAAGTTTGGACGAAGCACAAGCAAA AAAACACGCATTGAATTGCCATCGAATGAAACCAGCATTGTTCAGCGTCTTGTGCGAAATCAAGGAGAAAACAG GCTTGTCAATGAGAAATGCTCATGAGGAGGAACCCCAGGACCCACAGCTGGTGCGATTAGATAACATGCTGCTGGCAGAGGGAGTGGCTGGCCCAGAGAAAGGTGGCGGAGCAGCAGCGGCCGTGTCTGCAGCAACCAGCTCTGGAGGGATGTCACCGGACAGCTCACTGGAGCACTCAGACTACAAAAGCAAGTTGAGCCAGATTCGGAACATCTATCACACTGAGATGGAGAAATATGAACAG GCGTGTAGTGAGTTCACTACCCATGTGATGAACCTACTGAGGGAGCAGTCACGTACGCGGCCTGTGTCACCACGTGAGATTGAGCGCATGGTGGCCATCATTCACCGCAAGTTCAGCTCCATCCAAACACAGCTCAAGCAGAGCACCTGCGAGGCCGTCATGATTCTGAGGTCCCGCTTTCTTGACGCCAG GCGCAAGAGACGTAATTTCAGCAAGCAGGCGACGGAAGTCCTGAATGAATATTTTTACTCCCACCTCTCCAACCCCTATCCAAGTGAAGAGGCCAAAGAAGAACTGGCCAAACAGTGCAGCATCACTGTCTCTCAG ATCATCTACAAAAGGAGAAAATCCCAGACAAATTGCAATCTACATAGAACAGGTCATGCCCCCCAAATTCTGGCCAATAGCTGA
- the LOC105021862 gene encoding G-protein-signaling modulator 2, which translates to MDVVMESQEIKVTLTEGENLEHQIIIEEGNVTEKAVEGGTQPITCQGTDDISRVEEPDAARRGQIENEDTESGHRDKGKQEQQNIKPDGETETEKGVGHVKGMDTLGMNEQKKDMEKEGMEMVEITEENKDGENHLETDKLSQGLQVSTNGRIPLDQLSTDTLSTEEASKQARRLTPAFPEALYDLVFTLQEGRRLNDQRCSFRGRRRCQSEPNTYIPAYRANRAHFSSMTSLQKEAFFDLVATSQGRRLDDQRAELNDNPPSKPKASKKRTSVKEAKPKQSAPTAVQNEDLYNMILTSQAQGRLEEQRSAAPGPMDDEDFFSLLLSVQGGRMEDQRTELPGIMGT; encoded by the exons ATGGATGTTGTAATGGAATCCCAGGAGATTAAAGTTACATTGACTGAAGGGGAGAACTTGGAGCATCAAATAATTATTGAAGAGGGGAATGTTACGGAGAAAGCTGTTGAGGGAGGGACACAGCCAATAACATGCCAGGGCACTGATGACATCTCTAGAGTGGAAGAGCCTGACGCTGCCAGACGTGGACAGATTGAAAATGAAGACACAGAAAGTGGACATAGAGACAAAGGGAAAcaagaacaacaaaacattaaaccagatggagagactgagacagagaaggGGGTAGGACATGTTAAAGGAATGGATACACTCGGGATGAATGAACAGAAAAAAGATATGGAGAAAGAGGGAATGGAAATGGTTGAAATTACTGAAGAAAACAAAGATGGAGAAAACCATTTGGAGACAGACAAGTTATCACAAGGCTTACAAGTCAGCACAAATGGACGTATTCCACTGGACCAGTTGTCTACAGATACACTGAGCACAGAGGAGGCCTCAAAACAG GCTCGACGGTTAACCCCTGCCTTCCCAGAGGCACTGTATGACTTGGTCTTTACTCTGCAAGAAGGGAGACGACTCAATGACCAGCGCTGCTCATTCAGGGGGAGGAGAAGGTGCCAATCTGAACCCAACACTTACATTCCGGCCTACAGAGCCAATAGAG CTCATTTCTCATCAATGACCTCGCTGCAGAAAGAGGCGTTCTTTGATTTGGTGGCTACTTCCCAAGGTCGTCGACTTGACGACCAGAGGGCGGAACTAAATGACAACCCACCCTCTAAGCCAAAGGCCAGTAAGAAGAGGACCAGTGTAAAAGAGGCGAAGCCTAAACAGTCCGCTCCAACTGCAGTGCAGAATGAGGACTTGTACAATATGATTCTCACCTCACAA GCACAGGGTAGGCTGGAAGAACAGCGCAGTGCTGCCCCAGGTCCCATGGATGATGAAGACTTCTTCTCCTTGCTACTGAGTGTCCAGGGAGGACGCATGGAGGACCAGAGGACTGAGCTGCCTGGGATCATGGGGACCTGA